In the genome of Onychostoma macrolepis isolate SWU-2019 chromosome 10, ASM1243209v1, whole genome shotgun sequence, the window TGTCACAAGACACACCTCTTTAAGACAACTAAACCGAGGCACTGGATCCGGGAGAAGACGTGTTAGGCAAATAGACAAGTAGTGATATTTGCTAGGACGTTGAATCATTCCTACTAGGAAGTAAAGGttctttgttttagtttttaatttttcccCTAACATTTTCATGTTATGTCCGTTTTCAAAAGCTTATCCCAGGATGACTGTGGCTGATCATGTTCACAGTTGCAATAATGGCTCAGCTGAAGGCAGATGGTACTTCGGCGTTACTCTGTGTCTTTAAATAGATCAGGAGCATTGAGCCAGAATGTGACAACAGACTTTCTAAATGTTCTTGTCTTTCTTTAcccagagagagaaagagtggcataagtttttttttctttttataattataCCTTTGTTCATTGATGGTTGGATTGACAGGGATCTGTTAGCAGCCCAATTTATGACTCATGATTAATAAAGAGGGCTTATTCGTTGCTTAATTAGGGCTGAAATAATACAGAATAGTGTAACTCCATGCatcttattttttcttttattgtcaATCCTGGAAGCCTGTCTTTATTGTATTAACAGGTGCTAATTGGCCGCAAAATATGGATTCCATTGTGTTTGATGGTTTACTTCATCACTGTTTTCAAGTctgattttgttttacattgtgcttcatttttagtttgtttatctttctttttgtctttttgttgtCATGTTCTTCCCCGATGTCTGTGCAGGCTGCAAAGATTCAGTGGAGCTTAAGAGAGAAGGTAGGGAGTCCCACAGGCCTCAGGGTGAGAGGGAACGCTGGGGATGGTggcagagtgtgtgtgtgtgtgtgtgtgtgtgtgtgtgtgtgtatgcctGCACGTTTATGTCTTTCCAGCAGATAACGATTTGAGTTCTCCCCATAACCTGGTCACAATGGACAGGATGTTTTTCAAATCACACGCATTATTTTTTGGCCTGTGTCACTCCCTGTTGAATCAGTGTTTGAGGTCAGATACAAATCCagattatacatattttatttgttttgaaaaacaTCCTGTTTTATCTCTCTGTAGTATTAACCCATTGTTAGCGACCTTTTAGTATCTATTAACTCTGTATGTTctataaaatttttattaaccTTTGCAATTAATtctgttttgttatttaaaggtgGTACTGCATACAGTACTATGACtgaatcttttttcttttttttacatcaaGGGTCTCAGACTTTGCAGGTCATGGTTTATGAAGCTTGCATTGGAAATCCATTTAAATAATCAGTATTGATAGACATAGTCATTTACATTCTAATGTTTAACGAAACTTTCTTATTTAACTTTAGTCAgagtttaatttaatattatatttaacacATCAAAAACAGCTGAACAAACCATTGTGGATTTGCAGACCTCCCATTAAAGACCCCTGTTTTATCAGCAATAATGTTTACagatgttgttgtttatttatgagAGAGCTCTTTTTCTTAGTTTATTGTCTCAGATAACACGTAACACACTGATGTGGGTTGTTGAGAGTTTTTATAATCACTTATTTGACTTGTTTCAGAAAACAGACTGTTTCTTTGGGCTGCAAATGCCTTGTAAGCTTTGGTGTCAAATTCTTTTACTACATCAAGGAAACACATGGATTTTTCAGAGGGTTTGTTTTCACAGGAAATTaaatttggcttttttttttttttttacgtgatTCACAGGCACATGATTCTTAATAATTCTGGGTCTAGTGTGATTCTAACCCTAAAATGTTCTTtctaacattttacattttataacttTTGCCAATGTTTGTTTTGGTAGAAGTTACATGATTGGTTCAGTTCATGAAAAAGAATGCTAATATTATAAGGTTATAGTATTATGTTCTTAAaatctcttcctcttcctccttttttttttttttacatttctgtaggACTTACAGCAGGTCATGGTGTCTGGGCCCAACCTAAATGAGACCAGCATTGTATCAGGTGGTTATGGAGGTACAACAGAAGGCATCATTCCGACCAGCTCCATCAAAGGTAAAATCATGTTCTTCTAAAACCCAATTGCTACTGCACTgtgccaaatatatatataatttttttttttttttttttaacggaCTGGGGAAATAAATCTGTGTTTAATTAGGCTAGTTTTAGATTCACTTGACCCCAATCAAAATTGGAGTTTTGTTATTAGTGATATTTACCATGTTTGGAATGACTTTGATGACATTTGTCTTTCTAAAGCAAATACATACATTCATTTTTCCTAGATACACTTGGAATTGTACAATATGGTTTGCATAATTTCCACTATGGGTTTTCAACTTCTTTCTTTCCTATGGTGCAATCCAGAAGAGACCCCCAGGGCCTCTTGAGGCATTGCTCATTATGTGTATAGGTATTCATTGAGCCATGCTTAATGGCTTTTAAGTTTGACATTAACCAGAGTGAAAAACGCCACCGATCCGAATAGACAAATAAGCTTcagctttgttttttgttttttaaataaatttcctCTGCAGTGGAAAATGAGGCTAACTTCTGCAAAAACTGACtgcttttgattttattttaatttagttacatGTGGCTaacaaaacaactttttgtCTGGACAGGATTTGGGATTTGGGATTGTAAGGTGACCATCCTGGCCCCTTAAATTTATTCACTTCTGATTCAGTGAGGACCTTCTGTCTCTTTTACCCTTTCTCAGGCCCTGCGGTCCGTGTTAACACTGACTTTTTGGGCAACAGACGCATTCCAAATGAAGGGCAAGGTCATTCATGCTTCATTCGTAACGCATCTCTCTTCTCCACCTTCCCATGGTGCCTTGAATTATAGTccttttcaaaactgtttttgtctTTCCCAGGGTATGGGATGCTGTActacaggaataaatttaatCTTTTCTCTCTCAGCAGATTGGACTGGGCtacattttctctttctcttctttctTGCAGGGTTAAGGTTGCTTTTTTCACTTGCAGAAATTTTGTAATGAGGAACCTTTTGTTATTTTCCTTTGAAAATCAGTTTAAACTGTATTCTGGCTTTAATCTTGCTGACTTTGCAGAGGAAATGTTTAGAAAAATCTGCTGCAGAATGTCTGGGTGTAAAATAtgtttggttaaaaaaaaaaacttactgtaTGATATgtcacacactttttttttttttttctctctgtgtaaatgaataattgtagttaaaaataaattatcagACATATTGGGGTTTAAAATAACAGTCGTGTGATGTTAAGTGAATTGTCTCCATCTGTTTGTCATGAGGCAGCAGATATAACAAAATATCAGTTGTGTGCtttcttgttttcatttcatcttaGTACATTAtcaccttctctctctctctttttcccttTCCCCTCCCTCCATCCTCCTGCTCTTccttcacattcacacacatacgCATTGGCATTACACACTTCACTCATATGGTATAACCCATTccattgtaaaaataattttcccAATTGCCTAAATAACTGTAAAACTTCTTACATATCCACCACCTACTCCCTGTTCCCCATCATATACCCCCAACATCCCCTGCTATTCCTGGCCATGACCACCTCCAGACCTGCGAATGAAGTCTAGGGGTGTTAGCATTGCCCCAAGCCAGATTGCTGCCTGCCGAATAGCCCACCAATCAGAAGACATCCCCTGTATCCCAGGTATTCCAAAGAGCGCTGGATCATTTAAGGGCTCTTTGGCAAAACATTCCCCCTACTCAgtaaaacactttcatttattcactctcatcACATCTGTTTCACATATAGCTGATGCACTTTCAgagctgtctgtctctctgatGCAGTTATATCAACAATATCTGCAAATGATGTGGAAATAATGTGGAAGTACAGGCAGTTGTACAGTGTATATGTAATTTGAAACTTACTTGAAAGTATGTTCTGTGTATCAGGGTCCAACATGCATCATGGCAGTAGCAATTCCTCAATGACAGCAGAAGAGGCCACAAGAGGTGTTGCTGTGGAGAAATTTGACATCGTGAAGAAATGGGGCTTGAACACATACAAGGTTTGTCAATTAACTGTTTGTCTTTTGTGATTAGATGTCATGTGCTGTTAACCACTCCTATTCTAAAGCCATTTGTATTATCCGTGTCTCCCTTAGTGCACCAAACAGATGATCTCTGAGAGGTTTGGCCGTGGCTCACGTACTGTGGATTTGGAGCTGGAGGCTCAGATCGAGGTTCTGCGGGAAACCAAACGGAAGTACGAGAGTGTGCTGCATTTGGCACGAGCGCTAACCAACCACTTTTACAGCATGGTGCAGACGCAGCACGCCCTCGGAGACACTTTTGCCGACCTCAGTCAGAAGTCTCCAGAACTTCGGGTGAGGCAGCGTGGCCAACTTAAGATTCATGACATTTGTTGTGATTGCCATGCATAATCGTGGGACTGCTGTAAACACACTCAAGTATTTCATGCTGTTGCGGAATGTATAATTCAAACTGTCAGTGTTAAAAATAACTAGTGCTTACAGACGGGGAAGATTATGTCACCAAGCGCTAAAAGGCCACAATTGTTTTTGGGTTTACTTTAGCgtttgtgttttgttatttatacaCAACGTCAGTAGAGAATGTCTCTAacattaagtgttattttagtattatttacataCTCTTATAgcatttagtaatattttaaattggcttttattttaatattttcagttttccttttaatttttatttttctgtttaaatttcttatttttagtttgaatcattttagtacttcaaattattttattccatttaGCTGAACACatttctgattttcatttttccatctaatatttatattttgatttcagctttatatttcaattcaaaGTTTAGGTTTGTGGTATTGTTCATGCACAGGATGAGTTTGGATATAATGCAGAAACACAGAAGTTGTTGTGCAAGAATGGAGAGACTCTGCTCGGTGCCATCAACTTCTTTGTGTCCAGCATCAACACACTGGTGAACAAAACAATGGAAGACACATTGATGACTATCAAGATGTATGAGAATGCCAGGTAAAAGTTATTCCAGCTCTGTAGGCTTTAGTATAGTAGccttcatttgttttgttttttccaaggTGCTTTAAGTGTTCTACTTGTCTGCAATATGAAGAGGCACTGGGCCCTACTTTCTGTCAGGGCTGGAAATTCAAGCACTTGAATTGTGTTTTAGGTTAATTAGCCTGCGATGCTACTGGACGTTGATAGGGTCATTATAAGTTACACTTGTCTGGTTTAGTATCAAATATAGCTGCACGTGCAGACGAGATGGTATTGAATGAACACGGAGTGAGGCACCAACAAGCGTTGACAATGACTGGCCCTCTTACTCAGTCTTTAGATTGAAAAGAAAAGGAGTAGCATATCCTCTATcacagttatttattttgtgtggtACATGTTGAGATCTTTGAGAAAACTCTGCTTGATGCAATTCTAGCTACCTTTAATGTCAGATTACATCATAAATAACTTTTAACTTTGGGCATCacattgtataaaaatgtatttaatatggtgttgatttttgttttgttttgtttatggtGTTTCTCTGATCTCCTATAGACTAGAGTTCGATGCATACAGAGCAGATCTGGAAGAGTTGAACATGGGCCCACGGGACGCTGTTACTATGGCTCGTATCGAGGCTGCTCAGCAGCAGTACCAGATCCACAAGGACAAATATGAACGTCTCCGCAGTGATGTCAGCATCAAGCTCAAGTTCCTTGAAGAAAACAAGGTGCCCGACCACCCGCATAACTTCCTCTTGAAATCACTCAAGTAGCCTGTAATCTATTTATTGTCTCTATCTTGTCATCTGACATGATTTGTGTATCTCTCTCACAGGTCAAAGTGATGCACAAGCAACTTCTGCTGTTCCATAATGCCATCTCTGCCTACTTTGCTGGAAACCAGCAACAGCTGGAACAGACCCTCAAGCAGTTCAACATTAAACTCAAACCACCAGGGGCTGACAAACCTTCTTGGCtggaggaacagtgaaagtgcCCGTTTACCCCTGGTTTCCTGTTATATGTCTTTAGCCACACAGAGCAACACAGTAGGACCACAAGAGACCAGCGTTCTGAGATGCTAGCAGAGACAGGGGCTCCAACAAAGCCTCCTTCACACTAACTCTCTCTATACTTCTCTTCCTTAATTCTTCTCCTCAACCTGTTCTTGCTCTGAGACTGTTTTCAAGTGTCTGAATAGTCACCTCTAGTATGTAACCGGTCCTAAAGGCTCCAATCAAATGTCAAAGGTTTCAGTTTCAGCTTCATccatataaatatcattaaACCGACTGAAACAATCTTTCTGATATATCAGTCAGAACAGCTGTTTTTTTCCAGATTATGCTCGGTcttacacactctctctctgtcagtgACCACATCTTTAGGAACtctttccttttgtttttctgtgaaaaGCGTTTTATTTTGCTACTACTGTCTTTTTTCTGTATTGTAGATTTGGTCTTGTTGGTAATGGGGGATGCAAATTATTCCTATCACAGAGCTTTCAGTGTTCAGTGTCGGTGGTTCtaacaaaaagtaattttattttgataaaattcAGATGTAGTTTTATCTGATATTGATATTGGTATTGCATCCTTGTACATTTGTATGTTTGCTAGGCCATGAGAGTACTGTTAAGTCAATCCTTGTCCAGTtgtctttctttaaaatactttGAATACATGAAATACTACATTTAATATCTTAAAATGAGTTACtcattttaagttatttaacCTCAAAGTAATAATACTGAAAAATGTTATGGACTGAATTTCATCAGATGTGGATACAGTTTCCTGCACGTTTTAACAAAGTTCTGGAACATGAATCTAAAATCACTGTCTTGACtcaatattgttattttaaagctTTGAATTTATCAAGCATGATTGTTTTCTCTAAagaagattgttttttttttttttttttttcagtttgttttatttggacAATTATAGTTTGTCGTATTATGTACCCGTACATAATGCCGTagaatatttgtatgtatattatgttcatttttaagtTAATAATCATAAGTTAATCAAGGAAGTGTATGTGTGAGttgtatttgatttttattgagGCCCATTGTTATCTGCCTCTTTATTCACCAAAATATGCACTAGAGTTTATGTACTGACCTGTGTTCTATTAACATCAGCAAAGCCCTAATATTGTGCATTCAAATTGCAATTGGTTCTGATGTACCCTGTGTTAAATGCCTTTATCTGccttggttaaaaaaaaaggcaattttccccaatgaaatatttatatacccATTAATATCACggtaaaaattattataattttttttctgtctttttagtGCTAATGTATTATTACATTAACCCTCACaagtttcacaaaaatatagTACAAAATCAAACAgattttgtaataatttaacaatataaacatttcaaagtatatattttttgtatgcatttttatttgtgaTCAGATGATGAGTCTTGCTGGGTTTTCATTCACTGAAAATATCTACATAATGCTCATTGATAGccttttttttctataaattagtaagattttttttcaacatgCTCAAAATACACTTGGaaatgtttttgcttaaaacagaCTTGGTGCAGTGATAATGGTTAAAGTGCAGACTGTCAGATTATAGTTTGTCAGcctagttttatttttttatttcattacgCAAGACTGAAATAACGACTATGATCTAATGTTCAGTACTTTTGAACATTGCATTAAATCTTTCTAAGCTTGAGATGAAGCAATACtgaagatgtttttaaaagtgtattttcaTGTATGCCTATATTGGCTGTCCcttgtgtgtttctgcatgGCAGGTCTGATGACATTAGCTGTACATTTCCATGCATTGTGATTCAATCCTGTTCAATGTATCAGTAAAACACTACATGGGTAGTAGTGCAGGAAAATGTTTttaggaaaaacaaaacagaaaggTTTCTAGTGAATGTTAAAGAATGCTTGAAATTTAGTTTGAATGTCATTGTCAACTATTGAAGATCGTacaatgtctgttttttttttgttgtttttttttgttacatttcatttaaattaaattgactaaattttgtttttaaggaCCACATGGTGACCCTAGAAGAGAGACTTTTTTTTAtctcaaatattttgtttatatccTGGCACATTTGTCAGGCTGCAGAGATGgtagtgtgtgtgattttcatcTTCATAGATGGAGAAAAGGGTTCCATCttgagccccagagactgaaCTGATTCATGAAGTGATGGACATTTTTACCAGACCAATGGGATTTTAAATTTAGACCTCCTGAACActaattaaatttcattttcttttaggTCAAATGCATCCattaagttttttgtttttgttgttgttgtttttttttttaattgttctgGGATTATCAttcttactattattattttgatttcggTTAACAGAAGTGTTTGGCATTGAAATGTGTACTCCATTAGTAGTTTTAGAGCATAGCAGAATGAAAGGGTTAtaaatattaacttatttataCAATCAATATTTTAGGCTGCTTTGTGGTATTGTAGTTTATGAATGATTGTATATATGTAAAGATAATTGACAGATTTTGAAACTGGAATCCCATGATGTTAGCCTTTACTCCTGGCTTTGACCAAACCTTTGACCAACAAACGTACAAGAACCCAACAGATAAAATTTGAAAAGTTTGCAAAAATGGTCTTTGTGTCATTTGTACTTCGCTGATGTCCTGTTTGgctttttgttttactttgacCCTGTTTGTCTTTTCCAACATATGAGCAGAAGTCAGGCCATACAAAATTAATGCTGACCACTAGAGGGAAATGTTGAATATGGGACTACAGATGTCTCTTAAATTTAAGGGCCAGTACTCTAGTAATCTAATTAAATCTTTACATCACTGGATAATAAATGAAAGCTAATAAAACACATTGTTAACCTTCACACAATTTATATAGACCGTAACATTGACTGAATAGATAACCAACCTTTTCCCTCAAGTGCAAAACTATTTCTAccaagaaaacatttaaaactgtttCTGAGGAGAAAGAAATTTCCTCGACTTACTAAATAGGCTCGttggtttcaaaataaaataggccgacaGAAACCCGACTGGGTTCAAGTAACAAATTCGTAGTTGAATAAAGCCGATAGAGGGCAATGtaactacatttttaaagatataagATCTTTTATACACTGCAAAACGACGCGACTTACCTTTGACAGGTGCGATTCAAACTATAGTCGCGACCTGTTTTAACCCAGCGTGTTTGTTACCGAAAATAATTTAACATAATGACCCAGTGTGTGTAGTTTCATTTCTTCTTTAATTATGTAGAATGTTCTTTCTGAAGAACAAGATGTATTATGAATAGCAAAGGTGAGAGTTGCTCAGGTGAAGGGAGCGCGCGTGTGGGGGCGTGGCCATTCTCATCCATTAAAGTGCTCGTGCTGGGAGTTGATGGTGTTTGACATGTGGATTGAATGTTGACTTTCTCCAGCGATGGACGTCAGTTGATTAAGCGTTCATCAGCATTAACCTGATATTATTTACTTACTGGTACGTACATCCATAAAGAAATTCATTTTCTGTTGCTTTTCTCATAGTTTTCCGATAATCGGTCATGTACTGGCTTTCAATTATTACCTTGTTTGAAAGTTGCACATTTCAGAGTTTGATAAATGCCTTGTCAACATATTTTCCCCGTAATTTTACCCAATTTCGGCGTTAACTATTTTGTTTGAAAACATAGAGCTCGAATAATGTAGTGATGTCTATCattgtatttgtttgtatttgttgGGATCGGCCTCTTTTGTAAATACATGTGGAATTGCTGTAAGTCACGTACTAAGTCCATTAGTTGTGTATTTTAAtgcaaaacaattatttttattaaactactaatatatgaaatatagtaattatattaatgtttattaatgccattaatatttatgtataaattaacaaaatgaCCCAATTTGTAGGCTATATGTGACAATAGCCAAGTCAAAAGCATTACTATTAAATGCCAAAGTAAAATTATGCAGCCAATAGAGTTTAAAAGTACAGAGACCAAAGTGCATGTGATATGCAAAGTTGCCTTTATGCTTGATAATCTTAATTAAATGGTTTGTTTGACTGCTTGTTGAAGGTCCTGTGCAAATTGGTCTTGTAAAGTATTATCTGACTTTGTGGTTTGCTCACACAGCTACCTTTTATAAATAAGCAACTTGCTCTTCCAGTGTAAGTGTTATCATTGGAAATTCTTATGTTGGCTATTTTTGATTCTCGACATTTGGTTTTATCCAACAGTAATTCATagttttgtaatgtttaatgcctGTCAGTGTGGGGGCAAAATATGTTATTGATGGTATAAATCTTAAATTTTGGGTCAGTATGACACATCATTTGCCTCTCACTGTTTcgtatttctatttttttttttcctgatattTCTATCAGATCCCTCCAGATTTGTCCACTCTGTGTCCTCCAATGGATGGAGCTCCAGTTGTAACCACGGCGCCTCTACCTCCTCTGCCTCCTGACCCCTCTAGATGCTTTCAAAATGAGACCTCACCCTGCAAACGTATTGCACAGCCCCCTCTCATGggccctccacctcctcctcctcctcctcccctcccctccGCCACCACCACCGCCACTGTCACTACCACCCCCACCTCCTTCATCTATGGGGGACCCCTTCACCCGGACTGTCCAGCGGCGCTCCAAAATGCGCAACTTCAACTGGGATGCCATCCCCAGGCACAGCGTGTTGGGCAAGCGCAACGTGTGGACAGCCCAACGTAACCTCGAGAACTTTGAGCTGGACACTAAGCGAATGGAGGAGCTTTTCAGCCACAACGAGCACCACGGTTTGGTCCGTAAGGGTGGGACTGTCAGGAAAAGTGTGTGGGGACTTTCACAAATCACTACAGAATCCGAGAATGTAAGTGGCGCTGCTTAAACGTTGATTGACTTTGCTGTAAAGCTGATGTGTTTGTCATGGAAAACGAATCATGTATACCTACATCTGTACTTGCCAGTGAGGCCCTTGACTTGAGACAGTACTGCAGCATTGAAAGGCAGCTCAGATCATGTCATCTCTTGTGTATCAAAATTCAAAGTGCAGGACAGGAGCAAGTGggtgaattaaacatgaaatctaGTACTCGCTAGTGGCCTACATCAACCCAGTCTATTACTTATTTGTGTCTCTCACCTTTCAAACGTTCAGGCTAATGATCTGGAGAGGTGA includes:
- the arfip2b gene encoding arfaptin-2b isoform X2; this encodes MADSMMSKAATMEIPINSNGDSRNLAEDDSLEQLSCSSPMSVQAAKIQWSLREKDLQQVMVSGPNLNETSIVSGGYGGTTEGIIPTSSIKGPAVRVNTDFLGNRRIPNEGQGSNMHHGSSNSSMTAEEATRGVAVEKFDIVKKWGLNTYKCTKQMISERFGRGSRTVDLELEAQIEVLRETKRKYESVLHLARALTNHFYSMVQTQHALGDTFADLSQKSPELRDEFGYNAETQKLLCKNGETLLGAINFFVSSINTLVNKTMEDTLMTIKMYENARLEFDAYRADLEELNMGPRDAVTMARIEAAQQQYQIHKDKYERLRSDVSIKLKFLEENKVKVMHKQLLLFHNAISAYFAGNQQQLEQTLKQFNIKLKPPGADKPSWLEEQ
- the arfip2b gene encoding arfaptin-2b isoform X7; translation: MADSMMSKAATMEIPINSNGDSRNLAEDDSLEQLSCSSPMSVQAAKIQWSLREKDLQQVMVSGPNLNETSIVSGGYGGTTEGIIPTSSIKGSNMHHGSSNSSMTAEEATRGVAVEKFDIVKKWGLNTYKCTKQMISERFGRGSRTVDLELEAQIEVLRETKRKYESVLHLARALTNHFYSMVQTQHALGDTFADLSQKSPELRDEFGYNAETQKLLCKNGETLLGAINFFVSSINTLVNKTMEDTLMTIKMYENARLEFDAYRADLEELNMGPRDAVTMARIEAAQQQYQIHKDKYERLRSDVSIKLKFLEENKVKVMHKQLLLFHNAISAYFAGNQQQLEQTLKQFNIKLKPPGADKPSWLEEQ
- the arfip2b gene encoding arfaptin-2b isoform X6 translates to MADSMMSKAATMEIPINSNGDSRNLAEDDSLEQSCSSPMSVQAAKIQWSLREKVGSPTGLRDLQQVMVSGPNLNETSIVSGGYGGTTEGIIPTSSIKGSNMHHGSSNSSMTAEEATRGVAVEKFDIVKKWGLNTYKCTKQMISERFGRGSRTVDLELEAQIEVLRETKRKYESVLHLARALTNHFYSMVQTQHALGDTFADLSQKSPELRDEFGYNAETQKLLCKNGETLLGAINFFVSSINTLVNKTMEDTLMTIKMYENARLEFDAYRADLEELNMGPRDAVTMARIEAAQQQYQIHKDKYERLRSDVSIKLKFLEENKVKVMHKQLLLFHNAISAYFAGNQQQLEQTLKQFNIKLKPPGADKPSWLEEQ
- the arfip2b gene encoding arfaptin-2b isoform X1 — encoded protein: MADSMMSKAATMEIPINSNGDSRNLAEDDSLEQSCSSPMSVQAAKIQWSLREKVGSPTGLRDLQQVMVSGPNLNETSIVSGGYGGTTEGIIPTSSIKGPAVRVNTDFLGNRRIPNEGQGSNMHHGSSNSSMTAEEATRGVAVEKFDIVKKWGLNTYKCTKQMISERFGRGSRTVDLELEAQIEVLRETKRKYESVLHLARALTNHFYSMVQTQHALGDTFADLSQKSPELRDEFGYNAETQKLLCKNGETLLGAINFFVSSINTLVNKTMEDTLMTIKMYENARLEFDAYRADLEELNMGPRDAVTMARIEAAQQQYQIHKDKYERLRSDVSIKLKFLEENKVKVMHKQLLLFHNAISAYFAGNQQQLEQTLKQFNIKLKPPGADKPSWLEEQ
- the arfip2b gene encoding arfaptin-2b isoform X3, with product MADSMMSKAATMEIPINSNGDSRNLAEDDSLEQSCSSPMSVQAAKIQWSLREKDLQQVMVSGPNLNETSIVSGGYGGTTEGIIPTSSIKGPAVRVNTDFLGNRRIPNEGQGSNMHHGSSNSSMTAEEATRGVAVEKFDIVKKWGLNTYKCTKQMISERFGRGSRTVDLELEAQIEVLRETKRKYESVLHLARALTNHFYSMVQTQHALGDTFADLSQKSPELRDEFGYNAETQKLLCKNGETLLGAINFFVSSINTLVNKTMEDTLMTIKMYENARLEFDAYRADLEELNMGPRDAVTMARIEAAQQQYQIHKDKYERLRSDVSIKLKFLEENKVKVMHKQLLLFHNAISAYFAGNQQQLEQTLKQFNIKLKPPGADKPSWLEEQ
- the arfip2b gene encoding arfaptin-2b isoform X4 — encoded protein: MADSMMSKAATMEIPINSNGDSRNLAEDDSLEQAAKIQWSLREKVGSPTGLRDLQQVMVSGPNLNETSIVSGGYGGTTEGIIPTSSIKGPAVRVNTDFLGNRRIPNEGQGSNMHHGSSNSSMTAEEATRGVAVEKFDIVKKWGLNTYKCTKQMISERFGRGSRTVDLELEAQIEVLRETKRKYESVLHLARALTNHFYSMVQTQHALGDTFADLSQKSPELRDEFGYNAETQKLLCKNGETLLGAINFFVSSINTLVNKTMEDTLMTIKMYENARLEFDAYRADLEELNMGPRDAVTMARIEAAQQQYQIHKDKYERLRSDVSIKLKFLEENKVKVMHKQLLLFHNAISAYFAGNQQQLEQTLKQFNIKLKPPGADKPSWLEEQ
- the arfip2b gene encoding arfaptin-2b isoform X9, whose protein sequence is MADSMMSKAATMEIPINSNGDSRNLAEDDSLEQAAKIQWSLREKDLQQVMVSGPNLNETSIVSGGYGGTTEGIIPTSSIKGSNMHHGSSNSSMTAEEATRGVAVEKFDIVKKWGLNTYKCTKQMISERFGRGSRTVDLELEAQIEVLRETKRKYESVLHLARALTNHFYSMVQTQHALGDTFADLSQKSPELRDEFGYNAETQKLLCKNGETLLGAINFFVSSINTLVNKTMEDTLMTIKMYENARLEFDAYRADLEELNMGPRDAVTMARIEAAQQQYQIHKDKYERLRSDVSIKLKFLEENKVKVMHKQLLLFHNAISAYFAGNQQQLEQTLKQFNIKLKPPGADKPSWLEEQ
- the arfip2b gene encoding arfaptin-2b isoform X11 is translated as MADSMMSKAATMEIPINSNGDSRNLAEDDSLEQAAKIQWSLREKVGSPTGLRDLQQVMVSGPNLNETSIVSGGYGGTTEGIIPTSSIKDLRMKSRGVSIAPSQIAACRIAHQSEDIPCIPGSNMHHGSSNSSMTAEEATRGVAVEKFDIVKKWGLNTYKCTKQMISERFGRGSRTVDLELEAQIEVLRETKRKYESVLHLARALTNHFYSMVQTQHALGDTFADLSQKSPELRDEFGYNAETQKLLCKNGETLLGAINFFVSSINTLVNKTMEDTLMTIKMYENARLEFDAYRADLEELNMGPRDAVTMARIEAAQQQYQIHKDKYERLRSDVSIKLKFLEENKVKVMHKQLLLFHNAISAYFAGNQQQLEQTLKQFNIKLKPPGADKPSWLEEQ
- the arfip2b gene encoding arfaptin-2b isoform X5, translating into MADSMMSKAATMEIPINSNGDSRNLAEDDSLEQAAKIQWSLREKDLQQVMVSGPNLNETSIVSGGYGGTTEGIIPTSSIKGPAVRVNTDFLGNRRIPNEGQGSNMHHGSSNSSMTAEEATRGVAVEKFDIVKKWGLNTYKCTKQMISERFGRGSRTVDLELEAQIEVLRETKRKYESVLHLARALTNHFYSMVQTQHALGDTFADLSQKSPELRDEFGYNAETQKLLCKNGETLLGAINFFVSSINTLVNKTMEDTLMTIKMYENARLEFDAYRADLEELNMGPRDAVTMARIEAAQQQYQIHKDKYERLRSDVSIKLKFLEENKVKVMHKQLLLFHNAISAYFAGNQQQLEQTLKQFNIKLKPPGADKPSWLEEQ
- the arfip2b gene encoding arfaptin-2b isoform X8; amino-acid sequence: MADSMMSKAATMEIPINSNGDSRNLAEDDSLEQDLQQVMVSGPNLNETSIVSGGYGGTTEGIIPTSSIKGPAVRVNTDFLGNRRIPNEGQGSNMHHGSSNSSMTAEEATRGVAVEKFDIVKKWGLNTYKCTKQMISERFGRGSRTVDLELEAQIEVLRETKRKYESVLHLARALTNHFYSMVQTQHALGDTFADLSQKSPELRDEFGYNAETQKLLCKNGETLLGAINFFVSSINTLVNKTMEDTLMTIKMYENARLEFDAYRADLEELNMGPRDAVTMARIEAAQQQYQIHKDKYERLRSDVSIKLKFLEENKVKVMHKQLLLFHNAISAYFAGNQQQLEQTLKQFNIKLKPPGADKPSWLEEQ